The Canis aureus isolate CA01 chromosome 24, VMU_Caureus_v.1.0, whole genome shotgun sequence genome includes a window with the following:
- the CHRNA2 gene encoding neuronal acetylcholine receptor subunit alpha-2 gives MTKAHLFSTGTVHWVPPAIYKSSCSIDVTFFPFDQQNCKMKFGSWTYDKAKIDLEQMEQMVDLKDYWESGEWAIVNATGTYNTKKYDCCAEIYPDVTYYFVIRRLPLFYTINLIIPCLLISCLTVLVFYLPSDCGEKITLCISVLLSLTVFLLLITDIIPSTSLVIPLIGEYLLFTMIFVTLSIVITVFVLNVHHRSPSTHTMPRWVRVAFLGCVPRWLLMNRPLPPLEPHDAPDLKPSSSYHWLETNVDAEERDEEGEEEEEDRWVWAAHSSPAVGALCSHGGLHQRASGPRAEAQLQEGGLLLSPRIQKALEGVHYIADHLRSEDADSSVKEDWKYVAMVIDRIFLWLFIIVCFLGTVGLFLPPFLAGMI, from the exons ATGACCAAGGCCCACCTCTTCTCCACGGGCACCGTGCACTGGGTGCCCCCCGCCATCTACAAGAGCTCCTGCAGCATCGACGTCACCTTCTTCCCCTTCGACCAGCAGAACTGCAAGATGAAGTTCGGCTCCTGGACCTATGACAAGGCCAAGATCGACCTGGAGCAGATGGAGCAGATGGTGGACCTGAAGGACTACTGGGAGAGCGGCGAGTGGGCCATCGTCAACGCCACCGGCACTTACAACACCAAGAAGTATGACTGCTGTGCTGAGATCTACCCCGACGTCACCTACTACTTTGTCATCCGGCGCCTGCCCCTCTTCTACACCATCAACCTCATCATCCCCTGCCTGCTCATCTCCTGCCTCACCGTGCTCGTCTTCTACCTGCCCTCGGACTGCGGCGAGAAGATCACGCTCTGCATCTCCGTGCTGCTCTCGCTCACCGTCTTCCTCCTGCTCATCACCGACAtcatcccctccacctccctggtCATCCCGCTCATCGGCGAGTACCTGCTCTTCACCATGATCTTCGTCACGCTCTCCATCGTCATCACGGTCTTTGTCCTCAACGTCCACCACCGCTCTCCCAGCACCCACACTATGCCCCGCTGGGTGCGGGTGGCTTTTCTGGGCTGTGTGCCCCGGTGGCTTCTGATGAACCGGCCCTTGCCCCCCTTGGAGCCCCACGACGCCCCGGATCTGAAGCCCAGCTCCTCTTATCACTGGCTGGAGACCAACGTGGATGCGGAGGAGAGGGacgaggaaggggaggaggaagaggaagacagaTGGGTGTGGGCGGCTCATTCATCCCCGGCCGTGGGTGCCCTCTGCAGCCATGGCGGTCTGCACCAAAGGGCCTCAGGTCCCAGGGCGGAAGCCCAGCTGCAGGAGGGTGGGCTTCTGCTGTCACCTCGCATACAGAAGGCTCTGGAAGGTGTGCACTACATTGCTGATCACCTGCGATCTGAGGATGCTGACTCTTCA GTGAAGGAAGACTGGAAGTATGTGGCCATGGTCATTGATAGGATATTCCTCTGGTTGTTTATTATCGTCTGCTTCCTGGGGACCGTTGGACTCTTTCTTCCTCCGTTCCTGGCTGGAATGATCTGA